CCATAGGAAGATGAAGGAGTCCCCACACAACTTGCTGAACTGGAAACATGGGAGCTGCATCtttgaggtttgttttgttttggggagggcttttttttttttttttttttttaagggggatgtgtgtgtgctttttttctaaactagCAGTTCTTCACTCTGGTTATGGTATCTCTGTGGGCTCCTCGGTCACTGCATGTATTCTTTGTAGCTAGGAGGGTTGGGAAACTCAAGGAGCAGTATTGAGCATTACTGCGGTCAGGAGAGAAACCACATGCCTCATTAGTGCTCCTTCACGTGCCTTTCTACCCCACAAAAGGCagatttctctctccttcctcccgcATTAGCCAGTCTTCACTTCCCTCCACGTAGATGGTAATATCATGCATAGCTGCTAAAAATCAAAGCTGCAGCTTTGCCTGGGTGCAACTAAGGAGGAGTTGGAAGGGGGGCAGAACACAGGTGTTCAACACCACCGTATCCTATAGGCACCATAAAGAGGTCTCTACAAAATGCAGACAAAATAGAAAACTGCTTCCTTCCCGAAAAAACCCTTTGCTAGTCCcattaaaaagaattacaagagaaaaagaaaaaaattcctcctGCAACTTGCAATTagaggagcaggagctgtgATGCTGCCTGTTAGTACATGAAAACCCACTATGGAAGGAGAATCCCTATTAATAAGTCTCCAAAAGAATAGTATGTATCCACAGTGATTTTAATAGTTCAGCTGCTGAATCTTACACTGTCATATCTGACATAAAAAGATTGTAACTGATTTATTAGCTGCAAATATAATTTATacctggattttcttttttttccttaagaataaaaaagtaCCGTGTGTTCAATCTTCCAAAGTTAGAATTGCAAGAGGAAAGATGATAATCATGTGAAAGCTGTCAAGAGTACACAAACAGATCATTTACATACAACATGGAATAGCAAGTCATCATAAATCAACTCCTTCAAAACTGTTCAAATGATTGTCGCTACCAATTGTACTAACACACCATTTGTCTTCAGAGCCCACAAACTGACAAATCTTCCTCCATAATTTCACTCACGTTCCCATTTTCATACACAGAGCTTCCCAGAAACCTTTGAGGGTCAGGTgatttgttttttggtgttttttggtttggggtttgttttgttttgggggttttttgtgggttttttgtttgttttgttttttttccacatatacCATTTTAGTCTATTTATTCTTTGACTTTGCCTTTCTGGTGAACTGCAAGCACTTGTTACTCCTCAGTTTGCCAGAGCAAAAAATCCCTCCTCTTATGCCATGGAACTGGTTCAGGCACAGCAACCAGATTTTGTCCTTTTTGCTGGCTTGTAGTCAGTAATGTCTACAGTCTGCGGTGGCCCCTCGGCTTTCTGCCGTACAATTATTGGGACTACCATCTCAAACACAGTTTCAAAGAGGTAGTCCACCTTGTATCCTGTTTTTGCGCTGGTCTCAAAGCACATTTTCTCAGCTGCTGGAACATCCTTTTCATCTAGCATTTTGTACTTCAATATCTTTTTATAGAGTGCAATCGCATCCTCTGCACGGACTTGTTTTCGCACCTTCGAGCCACAACTGGCAACAGACTTCTCGGGTCTATTTTCATCCGGTGGTAAAGCAGAGTCATCGGTGAGGTCAACTTTATTTCCAACAATAGCAAAAATGCAGTCAGCACTTGCAC
The Phalacrocorax aristotelis chromosome 1, bGulAri2.1, whole genome shotgun sequence DNA segment above includes these coding regions:
- the RAB20 gene encoding ras-related protein Rab-20, with translation MKKPDGKVVLLGDMNVGKTSLLHRYMERRFQETVSTVGGAFYLKQWGPYNISIWDTAGREQFHGLGSMYCRGAAAVILTYDVNSLQSLTELEERFLALTDSASADCIFAIVGNKVDLTDDSALPPDENRPEKSVASCGSKVRKQVRAEDAIALYKKILKYKMLDEKDVPAAEKMCFETSAKTGYKVDYLFETVFEMVVPIIVRQKAEGPPQTVDITDYKPAKRTKSGCCA